DNA from Aliarcobacter skirrowii CCUG 10374:
CCATCATTTAGAGCAAAACAGGTTTATAATTGGCTTTATAAAAAATATGCAAACTCTTATGAAGATATGAAAAATCTTCCTAAAGAGTTGATTGAAGATTTAAAAACAAACTATCCAATTGATATTTTAAAAGTTATAAAAAAAGAGCAAAGTAGTGATGGAAGCATAAAATATCTTTTTAAATTAAGAGATAATCATACAATTGAAGCAGTTTTACTCTTGATGAAAGATAAAAAAATTGATGAAGATGGACAAATTGTAAGAAGTGAAAAATATACAGTTTGTATCTCTAGTCAAGTTGGATGTAAAGTTGGATGTAGTTTTTGTTTAACGGCACGTGGTGGATTTGTGCGAAATCTTACAGTTGGAGAGTATATAGCTCAAATTGTTCATATAAAAAGAGATAATGAAATAGCTGAAAACAAGGCTTTAAATATTGTTTATATGGGAATGGGTGAACCTCTTGATAATTTTGATAACTTTGTAAAAGCTGTTGAGATTTTCTCAGAACTTGATGGTTTAGCAATAAGTAGAAGAAGACAAACGGTTTCAACTTCAGGAATTGCAAGCAAGATTAAAAAATTAGGTGAAAAAGATTTACAAATACAACTTGCTATTTCACTTCATGCTGTTGATGATGAGTTAAGAAGTGAGCTTATTCCTATGAATAAAGCTTATAATATTGCATCTATTATTGAAGCTGTAAAAGAGTTTCCAGTTGATACAAGAAAAAAAGTTATGTTTGAATATTTGGTTATAAAAGATAAAAATGATAGTTTAGATGCTGCAAAAAAACTTGTAAAACTACTAGATGGAATTCAAGCAAAAGTAAATCTAATATATTTTAATCCATATGCTGGAACTTCATATCAAAGACCTCTTGAAACTGATATGATGAGATTTAAAGATTTTTTAAATAGCAAAGGTGTTATTTGTACAATTAGAGAGTCAAAAGGTTTAGACATAAGTGCAGCTTGTGGACAATTAAGAGAGAAAGATATTAAAAAGGATGAAAATGGCAATTCTTGAGATAGGTTTATTAATTTTTATAATAGTAGTAGTAGTTTCAAGTGGAATTGGATTTTATATACATAATAAAAAAAATGAAAAAGATGAGGAGAATTAATATGACAGTTACAAGATTTGCACCAAGTCCAACAGGATATTTACATATTGGTGGATTAAGAACAGCTTTATATAGTTATTTATGGGCAAGAAAAAATGGTGGAACTTTTAGACTTAGAATTGAAGATACAGATTTAGCAAGAAATAGTGAAGAGGCATTGGGTGCTATTATAGAAGCTTTTAATTGGGTTGGTTTATCTTATGATGGAGAGGTTGAGTATCAATCAAAAAGAACAGAGATTTATAAAGAGTATATAAACAGACTACTTGAAAATGGAAATGCTTATAAATGTTATATGAGCAAAGAAGAACTTGATAGCTTAAGAGCAAAACAAGAAGCTGCAAAACAAACTCCAAGATATGATGAGACATGGAGACCTGAAGATGGAAAAGTTTTACCACAAATTCCAGAGGGAATTGAGCCAGTTATTAGAATCAAAGCTCCAAAAACAGGAGAGATTAGATTTGTTGATGGTGTAAAAGGTGATATGAAGTTTGATGCCTCGTTTGTTGATGACTTTGTAATTGCAAGATCAAATGGAATGCCTACATATAACTTTGTTGTAACTATTGATGATATGTTAATGGAGATGACAGATGTAATTAGAGGCGATGATCATCTATCAAATACTCCAAAACAGATTGTTATTTATAATGCTTTAGGTGTAAAACATCCAAACTTTTATCATGTACCTATGATAAATAATCCAGAAGGTAAAAAGCTCTCAAAAAGAGATGGTGCTATGGATGTTATGGAGTATAAAAGACTAGGATATTTACCAGAAGCTTTATTAAACTTCTTAGTAAGACTTGGTTGGTCAAATAAAGATCAAGAGATATTTAGCATGAAAGAGATGCTAGAACTATTTGATCCAAAAAATATAAATAAATCAGCATCAGCATATAATGCTGAAAAACTTTTATGGTTAAATAGTGAGTATATAAAAACTGTTTCAAATGATAGATTAGTTGAAGAGTTGAAATTTTTTGATTTAGATTTAACTAATTATTCTAAAAAAGATGAGATTTTAAACCTTGCAAAACAAAGAGCAAACACACTATTGGAACTAAAAAAATCAATTTTAGATATTAAAGATGAGCCTACTTTATATGAAGAGGCTGGAGTTAAAAAATTTATCAAAGATGATACAAGTGAAGTTTTAAAAGAGTATTTAGAACTTTTAGAAAAAAATCTAAACTCTTTTGATAGTGTTGAAAAATTAGAAGCAATTACAAAACCTTTTATAGAAGAAAAAAGTCTTAAATTTCCACAAATTTTTCAACCAATAAGATTGGCTTTGACAGGTACTACACAAGCACCTTCTGTATATGATATAATTTTTGTTTTAGGCTTTGAAGAGGTGAAAATAAGAATTTTAAAAGCTTTGGAAAAAAATTTTAAAAACTCTTGATTTAGAAAAAATATTAAGGCATAATAACTAACTTTTTCAAAGGATTAAAAATATGAACATTTACGTAGGTAATTTATCGTACAGAATGAACGATAAAGATTTAGAAGCAACATTTGCTAAGTTTGGTGCAGTTAAAAGTGCAAAAATTATTATGGATAAAGAGACAGGAAGATCGAAAGGTTTTGCATTTGTTGAAATGGAAGATTCTGCTGCTGGTAATGCTGCTATTGAAGCATTAAATGGTAAAGAAGCAGAAGGAAGAACTCTAAGAGTTAATGAGGCAAAACCTAGAGAGGATAAGCCAAGAGATAGTAGACCAAGAAGAAGCTTCTAATCCTACTTTTTTAATGGGGCTATGCCCCATCTTTACAAAAATATGAAAATATTACTTTTAGAAGATGATTTAATCTTAAATGAAATTCTTGAAGAACACTTAATAAAACAAGAACATCAAATCACTACAACTTTTTCTTCAAATGAAGCTGTAAAAGAGCTATATTCACAAACTTTTGATTTACTTTTATTAGATGTAAATGTGCCAGATTTAAATGGTTTTGAACTATTAAAAGAGCTAAGAGATAATAATATTTTAACTCCAACAATATTTATAACATCTTTAAATATGGTCGAAGATATGCAAAAAGGGTTTGATAGTGGATGTGATGACTATATTAGAAAACCTTTTGAGCTAAAAGAGCTTGATATTAGAATAAATAATATAAAAAGGCTTTTTAATATAGATATAAAAATTATAAAAATCGATGAAAATAGTTATTTAGATTTACAAAATTTGGAGATAAATTTAAATAAAAAAAGTTTTGTAATATCAAAAAAAGAGTCTGAAATTCTTGCATATTTATTAAATAATCCAAAAAAAACTATCAGTATTGAAGAGATTATAAATAATATTTGGTCATATGAAGATAGTGTAGAAAGCTCTACAATTAGAACTTATATAAAAAATCTGCGAAAAATATTGGGAGAAGATAAAATATTAAATATAAGAGGAGTTGGATATAGATTTAACTTCTAGTGAAAAAAAAAGTTTTTTTAGCTTTTTAGCTCTTTATTTAGGATCCTCTTTTATATTAATGTTAATTGCTCTATTTTTCTATTATCAAAATGAGAAAACACTTTATTTGGATTTAGTAAAATCAAATATGCAAAATATAGTATCTAAAGTTTCAAATAAAATAATAATGTCACATATGTTGGATGTTGAATTTGATAAAAATATATATTTGAATAATCAAGATTATAAAATCTCTTTTTATGATAAAGATAAAAATTTATTATTTGGAAATTTAAACGAAAAGTTAAATTTTGAACAAAATTTTTATAATGATGAAGAGAAATTAATTATTGTTGATAGTTCAACTGTAGGACATTTAGGAATTTGGTATATAGCTTTAAAAGACAATAGCTTAAAAGAGAAAATATCAAATTTAAAATTAAATATTTTTCTTATTTTTTTAATATTTTATACAATAATTGCTATTGTTAGCTGGTCTTTAGCAAAACTATTTCTAAAACCAATAAAAAATGAGAGAGAAAGATTAAATAACTTTATAAAAGATACTACTCATGAGTTAAATACTCCAATAAGTGCAATAATTATGTCTTGTGAAGATGATAATTTGACTAAAAAGCAAATAGATAGAATAAAATTTAGTGCAAAAAGAGTTAGTGAGATTTATAAAGATTTGACGTATATATTTTTAGGAAATATTGAAAAAAAAAGTTTAAATAAAATAGATTTATCAAAAGTTATTAAAGAAGAGATTATAAATTTTGAGCCAATGATTGCTAGAAAAAGATTAAAAATCAACCTTAATATAGAAGAGTTCTTTTATGAGATAAATAAAGATGATTTTATAAGACTTTTTAATAATCTATTCTCAAATGCTATAAAATATAATAAAACTGATGGAAATATAGATATTATCCTGCAAAATAGCGAGTTAATAATAAAAGATAGTGGTATTGGAATATCAAAAGATAAAATAAAAGATATTTTCAACAGATATTATAGAGCAACAAATCAAAGTGGAGGCTTTGGTTTAGGACTTAATATTGTAAATATGATTTGCAAAACTTACAATATCAAAATAGATGTTCAATCTTCTGAAAATATAGGCTCAACTTTTACTTTAAAACTCTAAAAATATAAATCTACACACAAACTACACAAAGCTTTTGGTAAATTTTCATAAATCAAAATAAAGGATTAATGAAAATGAAAAAAGTATTAAAAGCTTTTGTAGTTATGTTTCTAATGGCTACGGTGTTAAATGCAAACTCACTAAAAGAGAGTTTAAATGTTGATGGATACAATCTTGAACTTACAAGCAAAAGAGATTTAAGTGCCGGAAGTAATGAGTTTTTTGTAAAAATTACAAAAGATGGAAAAGAAGTAAATGATGCAAAAATAAAAGCTAAGTTTTTTATGCCAGAGATGCCAGGAATGCCATATATGGAGCATGAAGGTGAAGGAAAATTTGAAAATGGCATTTATAGTTTTATAATTAATTTCTGTATGGATGGAACTTGGCAATATAATATCAGATTTAAAACAGCTGATGATAAAGTTCACTCTGTAAAAAGTAGCGTGAGCTTCTAAAATGAAAAAAGTAGTTTTTACTTCACTAATTCTCGCAATTTATTCATTTGGAACTTCGATTGAAGATATAGTACAAAAGAGTTTACAAAATAATTTTGATATAAAAAGTCTTGAAAACTCTATTGAAATTGCTAATTTTCAAATAAAACAGGCTAAAAATTGGGAAAATCCAATGATAAGCTTTAAAGTAAATGATATTATGCTGAATAAAAACTATTTAAATAAGCAAAAAGAGTATGGAATTGAGTTATCTCAAGCCATACCTATTGGTAAAAAACTTGAACTGGAAGAGAGTATTGCAAAAAAAGATAAATTATTAAAAGAACAAACGCTACAGGATATAAAGCTAGAATTTGAATCAAAAATTTATCTATATTCATACACTATTTTAATTTTAGAAAATAGATTAAAACTACTAAATGAATATCAAAAAAATTTAAATCGCCTAGAAGAGCTTTATACAAAACTATATTCATATGATAAAGTATCTTTAAATGAGATATTAAATACACAAATTTCAAAATATGATTTACAAATGAAAATAAATGAACTTCAAATAGCAAAAGATAATTTATATCTAAGTTTAGAGCAAATAAGTTATGAGAAGATTGATAAAATTGATGATAGCTTAGTATTAAAAGATATAAACAGACAACAAATTGAAGAACAATTAATATTTCATCCAAAGATACAAACACTTCGAACAACAAGCCAAAAGTATAAAGATACTGCACAACTTGAAGACGCAAAAAAGTTTTCAAGTATAACTTTAGCTTTAGAATATATGCAAAATAAAGAGCAAGATTATGCAAATATTACAATGTCTATGCCTCTACCAATTTATAATACAGAAAATATTAATAAATTAAAAGCAAATTTAAATACAAATGAAACTAATAATAAACTAGATAGTCAAATTCATAATTTAAGATTACAAACAAAAATATATCTAAATAATTTAGAGCAATATAAAACAAATTATAAAATCCTTCAAGAAAAGATTGTACCTATAAAACAAAAAATACAAAAGGTTTTAGAAGAGTTTGTAGGATTTGATAAAGAGAGTTTAAAAGAGAATCTAAATAGTTTAAATGAATTGATTGATTATGAAATGAAAGCAAGTGAACAACTTGAAAAATATTTTGAAAACTACAGTGAACTTATATATTACTCAAATAAAGGTGTAAAATGAAAAAAATATTCTTATCGCTAATACTTATAGCTATAGCTCTTAATTCCAATCCAATAGATGCTAAACAACTATTTAATATTGAAAAAGTTAAAGTAAAAAAAGAGAATTTTAAAGAATCAAAAGAGTTTTATGGAATTACAAAACTAAATGAGAGTAAAACGATAGATATTGTAAGCAGATTTGATGGATATATTACACATTTAAGTGCAAATAAAAATTATATGAATATTAAAAAAGGTGAAAGTTTATATACAATTTATTCAAGCGATATTGCATCAATAAAAGTTGAGATTGAAATAGCAAAAGATTTAAATAAAAATTTATATGATAAAGCAAATAGTAAATTAGAAAACTTTGATATAAAAAATGCTAAGTTTTTAAATAATGAAGTAGTTGTAAGTTCACCAATATCAGGAATAATCACACAAAAAAATGTAAATAATAAATCTTATGTAGAAAAAGGAAAAACTCTTTTTCAAATTTCATCACTTGAAGATATTTGGTTTATAGCTTCTATATATCAAGAGGATTTGAGTTTTATAAAAGCAAATATGAATTCTGTAATTAAACTTGATGGAGTAGAGAATCCAATTTTAGCAAAAGTTGATTTTATATATCCCGTTTTTAATGAAGAGAAAAAAACAGTAGATATTAGATTTGTTATAGAAAATTCACAAAATAAGATTTTGCCTTCAATGTTTGGGAAAGTAAAAATAGAAAAAGAGAGTAAAGAGATTTTAGTTTTACCAAAAAGTGCAGTTATAAAAAAATCAGACTCTTATTATGTTTTTATTCCAAAAGAAAATGGAGAATTTACACCTAAAAAAATAGAGGCAAAAAGAGTAAGTGGTGATAAATATGAAATTTTAAGTGGTTTAACTCTTGATGAGGAAGTTATAAATAATGCCCTATTCTTATATGATGCTGATGCTATGACAAATAGACTTTATGATGAAACTTCTGATGAGGAGTGGTAAAAATGGTTGAAAGAATAATAGACCTAAGTGTAAAAAACCGTTTTATTGTAATTTTTATTACTCTACTATTAGCTTTTGGCTCAATATATGCTATAGAAAATACAAGTTTAGACGCTATTCCTGATTTATCTGCAAATCAAGTAATCATTGAAGTTGAATGGAGCAATCAAAGTGCAAAAACTATTGAGGAGCAAATCTCTTATCCACTAATTTCAAATCTTATGAGTCTTCCTAAAATAGAGACAATAAGAGCTATGAGCAGTTTTTCAACTTCTATGATATATGTAATTTTTAAAGATGGAGTTGATTTATACGATGCTAGAAGTAGAATTTTAGAACAACTATCAACTTTGCAAGGAACATTCCCCTCTTTAGCAAAAGTAAAATTAGGTCCTGATGCTTCAGGTGTTGGTTGGGCTTATGAATATGCATTAAAATCAAAAAATAGAAGCCTTGATGAGCTTAGAACTTTGCAAGACTATTTTTATAAATTTGCACTTTTAGGAGTTGATGGAGTTAGTGAGGTAGCATCAGTTGGTGGATTTGTACGAAACTATGAAATTACTCTAAATCAAGATAGATTAATTCAATATGATTTAGATATAGAAGAGATTAAAGAGGCAATTGTTAAAAATAACAATGATAGTGGAGCAAGAGTAATACTTGAAAATGGTTATGAACAAATTATTAGTGCAAGAGCATATTTAAAATCAAAAAAAGATATTGAAAATATAACTATAAAGACTCAAAATAATATCCCTTTGAAAATAAAAGATATAGCAGAAGTTAATCTTACTTCAAATGATAGAAGAGGTATTGCTGAGTTAAATGGTGAAGGTGAAGTTGTTGGAGGAATTGTAGTAACTAGATATGGTGTTGATGTTCATAGTGTAATTAAAAATGTAAAAGCTAAATTAAATTCACTTAATGTTGATGATGTTGAAATAGTTGAGGTTTATGATAGAACCTCTTTAATTGATGCTGCAATTGACACTTTAAAAAGAACTTTGATTGAGGAGTCTATTATTGTTATGTTAATAGTTGCAATATTTTTATTCCATTTTAGAAGTGCTTTAATTATAATTATTACCCTTCCTTTAACTGTGATGATTAGTTTTTTACTTATGAAGATCTTTAATATTGGCTCAAATATTATGAGTTTAGGTGGAATTGCAATTGCAATTGGAGCAATGGTTGATGCAACAATTGTAATGGTTGAAAATGCTCATAAACATCTTCAAGGAAAAGAAAATATAACAAAAGAGGAGAGGATAGAGATAATATTATCTTCTGCAAAACAAGTTGGACGACCTATTTTCTTTGCCCTACTTTTGGTTGTAGTATCATTTTTACCTATATTTGCACTAAGTGGACAAGAAGGAAAACTATTTTCACCACTTGCATTTACAAAAACATTTGCAATGCTTTGTGGAGCAATACTTTCAATTACCCTAGTTCCTATTTTGATGATATATTTTATAAAAGGTAAAATCATTCAAGAGGATAAAAATATCTTAAATAGTTTTTTTATAAAAATTTATTCACCAATATTACGATTGAGTTTAAAATTAAAATACTTTGTGGTTACTATATTTTTTATAATTATAATTTCTGCCTTATATACATATTCAAAACAAAAATGGGAATTTATGCCCACACTAAATGAAGCAACATTTATGTATATGCCTGTAACTCCTTATGGAATTGGAGCTGATTTAGCAAAGCAGTTGGCACAAAAAACCAATATGGTTATAAAATCTTTTCCAGAAGTGCAAAATACTTTTGCAAAAGCTGGACGAGCAGCAACAGCAACTGATCCAGCACCACTTGCAATGATTGAAACAATTATTACTTTTAAACCACAATCACAGTGGAGAGAAGGAATGACTTATAAAAAATTAATTGATGAGATGGATAAAAAACTTCAAATTCCAGGTCTTATAAATACATGGACATATCCAATTAAAGGTAGAATTGATATGTTACTTACAGGAATTCGAACACCTTTGGGAATAAAACTTTATGGTAAAGATTTAGAAATTTTACAAGAAGAGAGCTCAAAAATAGAGAACATATTAAAAAAATATGAAGGCTCTATGAGTGTTAGCGCAGATAAGATAAATCAAGGATATTATTTAAATATAAAAATAGATGATGAAGCAATAAGTAGATATAACATAAGCAAAAATACTATTTTAGAAACTTTAAGTATAGGAGTTGGAGCTGTTCAATTAACTCTCTTTTTAGATAATTTAGAGAGATATCCAATAAGCTTAAGGTATGAATCAAATCAGAGAGAAGATATAAAAGCATTAGAAAATCTACAAATAAAAACTAATTTAGGATTTAAACCACTTAAAACATTTGCCACTTTGTCTTATGAAGAGAGTCCTTCAATAATTCAATCGGAAAAAGCACTTAAAGTTGCTTATGTTTATATTAGCCCAAAAAGTGATTTTTCTATACAACAATATAAAGATGATGCAAATAAACTTTTAAAAGATTTAAAACTTCCAGATGGTTACTATTTTGAGTGGTCAGGACAAAGTGAGTTTTTACAACAAGCAATGTCAAAATTAAGTTTTATTATTCCAATAGTTTTAATGTTTATATTCATTTTGATTTATTTAGCACTAAAGAATTTAAAATATACATTGATAATATTTTGTACACTTCCTTTTGCTTTAAGTGGTGGAGTATTTTATATAGAATATTTAGGATTTAATATCTCTATTGCTGTTATTGTTGGATTTATGGCACTTTTAGGAGTTGCTGCTGAAACTTCTATAGTTATGATGTTATATTTGGATGAAGCATATAAAAATATTAAAGAAAAAACAGATATTGCACTAAAAAATGCAATATATCATGGAGCTGTTTTAAGACTTCGACCAAAGCTGATGACACTTTTTGCAATACTTGGAGGACTTATTCCTATTATGTATATAAACTCTATTGGAAGTGAAGTTATGCAAAGAGTTGCAGCTCCTATGATTGGTGGAATAATTAGTTCAGCTTTTTTAACACTTTTTGTTATTCCATCAATTTTTTATATTGTAATGAGAAATAGATAATATGATTAATCTAATATTAACTATAAATATATAAGATTTAATTTATTTAAATATAAGGAGCAAAAATGAATTTATTAACAAAAATAACAGGTAGTTTAGTATTAGCAACTGCTTTATTGGGAGCTGCAGAGTATAAAGTAGATAATGCACACTCAAATGTAGGATTTACAGTAAAACATATGATGATTACAAATGTTCATGGTAATTTCAAAACTTATGATGCAATAATGGATTTTGATGAGAAAAATAGAACTTTTAAAAATTTGAAAGCTACTATTGATACAACATCAATTTATACTGGGATTGAAAAAAGAGATGATCATTTAAGAAGTGATGATTTCTTTGCTAGTGATAAATTTCCTAAAATGACATTTGAGATGACATCATATAAAGCAGATGGTGATGATGGAAAAATGACTGGAAATCTAACTATTAGAGGAGTTACAAAGAAAGTAACTTTAGAGGTTGAAGATATAGCTATTTTAGGAGATAAAATTGGTTTTTCTATGGAAGGAAAAATAAATAGAACTGATTTTGGTCTAAAATGGAACAAGGCTATTGAACTTGGTGGTGTTGCAGTTGCTGAAGAGGTAAAAATTAAAGTTGATGTAGAGGCTCAAAGAAAGTAGCTTTTGTAAGAGTTAAGATTTTTAATCTTAACTCTTTTTTATGTAATTAATCCTCTATTCTTATCATAGCTGGTTTTGTTAAAACCACTTTTGAGTGTTCAAGTTCATCAATAGCTTTTTTAATATCTTTTTCTACACAAGTGTGAGTTGTTAGAAGTAGATTCGCTTTTTCACGCTTAAGAGATTTTTGCATCATATTCTCTATAGATATATCATTATCACCAAATATTTTTGCAACTTTTGCCAAAGTTCCACTTTTATCAGCTACTTCAAGTCTTAAGTAATATTTTGTTTTAATATCATCTTTTGCCATTAAAGTTGGTTGAGTTCCTACTTGTTTTTCAAAACCAAGCATAGGAGAGCCTTTCCCTCGTCTAGCAATATCAATTATATTTGCAATAACAGCACTAGCAGTTGCATCACCACCAGCTCCTGCTCCATAATACATAGTCTCCCCTACTTTATCTCCAACAACAGAAACACCATTCATAACACCATCAACTTTTGCAATCATCTTATCAAGAGGAACTAAAACAGGATGAACTCTTAACTCTATTTCATTTCCTACTTTTTTTGCAATTCCAAGCAGTTTTATATTGTATTCAAACTCTTTTGCAAACTCTATATCAATTTTAGAGATATTTTGAATACCTTCAATTAAAATCTCCTCAGGTTTTACATCAATTCCATAAGCAATTGAACCCAAAATTAAAAGTTTATGAGCTGTATCAAATCCACCTACATCAAAAGTAGGATCTGCTTCTGCATAACCTAGCTCTTGAGCCTCTTTTAAAATTTGGTCATAACTAGCACCCTCGTTTATCATTTTTGTAAGCATAAAGTTACAAGTTCCATTCATAATCCCTTGAATAGATTTGATATTATTTGCACTTAAACCATCTCTTAAAGCATTTATTATTGGAATTCCACCAGCAACAGCTGCTTCAAACTCAAATGGCGTATCACTTGCAAGCTCTTGTAACTCATATCTATGATAAGCAAGAAGTGCTTTATTTGCTGTAACTACCGCTTTACCATTTTCTAAAGCTCTTTTTACAATCTCATAAGGTTTTTCAATTCCACCCATAAGCTCAACTACAATATCAATGCTATCATCTTCTAAAACTTCATTTATATCTGTAGTTAATTTAATACTAACATCTCTTTTTTTATCTAAATTTGAAACTACTCCAATGTGTGGAACAATCTCAACTCCAGCTCGTGCTGTTATAATATTTTTATTATCTATTAAAATATTTGCAACACTTGTTCCAACTGTTCCAACACCAATAATTCCAACTTTAAGCATTTACCTATCCTTTTGACTAGTTCCTATTTTAAAGGAACCTAATATTCTAATAATTTTTTACTCTAATGTTTTTAAATATCTTTTTATATTTTTTGCAGCTTGTCTAAT
Protein-coding regions in this window:
- the rlmN gene encoding 23S rRNA (adenine(2503)-C(2))-methyltransferase RlmN, coding for MAKFDESSIYDYTLDELKEILKPSFRAKQVYNWLYKKYANSYEDMKNLPKELIEDLKTNYPIDILKVIKKEQSSDGSIKYLFKLRDNHTIEAVLLLMKDKKIDEDGQIVRSEKYTVCISSQVGCKVGCSFCLTARGGFVRNLTVGEYIAQIVHIKRDNEIAENKALNIVYMGMGEPLDNFDNFVKAVEIFSELDGLAISRRRQTVSTSGIASKIKKLGEKDLQIQLAISLHAVDDELRSELIPMNKAYNIASIIEAVKEFPVDTRKKVMFEYLVIKDKNDSLDAAKKLVKLLDGIQAKVNLIYFNPYAGTSYQRPLETDMMRFKDFLNSKGVICTIRESKGLDISAACGQLREKDIKKDENGNS
- a CDS encoding TolC family protein, producing MKKVVFTSLILAIYSFGTSIEDIVQKSLQNNFDIKSLENSIEIANFQIKQAKNWENPMISFKVNDIMLNKNYLNKQKEYGIELSQAIPIGKKLELEESIAKKDKLLKEQTLQDIKLEFESKIYLYSYTILILENRLKLLNEYQKNLNRLEELYTKLYSYDKVSLNEILNTQISKYDLQMKINELQIAKDNLYLSLEQISYEKIDKIDDSLVLKDINRQQIEEQLIFHPKIQTLRTTSQKYKDTAQLEDAKKFSSITLALEYMQNKEQDYANITMSMPLPIYNTENINKLKANLNTNETNNKLDSQIHNLRLQTKIYLNNLEQYKTNYKILQEKIVPIKQKIQKVLEEFVGFDKESLKENLNSLNELIDYEMKASEQLEKYFENYSELIYYSNKGVK
- the gltX gene encoding glutamate--tRNA ligase encodes the protein MTVTRFAPSPTGYLHIGGLRTALYSYLWARKNGGTFRLRIEDTDLARNSEEALGAIIEAFNWVGLSYDGEVEYQSKRTEIYKEYINRLLENGNAYKCYMSKEELDSLRAKQEAAKQTPRYDETWRPEDGKVLPQIPEGIEPVIRIKAPKTGEIRFVDGVKGDMKFDASFVDDFVIARSNGMPTYNFVVTIDDMLMEMTDVIRGDDHLSNTPKQIVIYNALGVKHPNFYHVPMINNPEGKKLSKRDGAMDVMEYKRLGYLPEALLNFLVRLGWSNKDQEIFSMKEMLELFDPKNINKSASAYNAEKLLWLNSEYIKTVSNDRLVEELKFFDLDLTNYSKKDEILNLAKQRANTLLELKKSILDIKDEPTLYEEAGVKKFIKDDTSEVLKEYLELLEKNLNSFDSVEKLEAITKPFIEEKSLKFPQIFQPIRLALTGTTQAPSVYDIIFVLGFEEVKIRILKALEKNFKNS
- a CDS encoding efflux RND transporter periplasmic adaptor subunit; translated protein: MKKIFLSLILIAIALNSNPIDAKQLFNIEKVKVKKENFKESKEFYGITKLNESKTIDIVSRFDGYITHLSANKNYMNIKKGESLYTIYSSDIASIKVEIEIAKDLNKNLYDKANSKLENFDIKNAKFLNNEVVVSSPISGIITQKNVNNKSYVEKGKTLFQISSLEDIWFIASIYQEDLSFIKANMNSVIKLDGVENPILAKVDFIYPVFNEEKKTVDIRFVIENSQNKILPSMFGKVKIEKESKEILVLPKSAVIKKSDSYYVFIPKENGEFTPKKIEAKRVSGDKYEILSGLTLDEEVINNALFLYDADAMTNRLYDETSDEEW
- a CDS encoding sensor histidine kinase, with translation MDIDLTSSEKKSFFSFLALYLGSSFILMLIALFFYYQNEKTLYLDLVKSNMQNIVSKVSNKIIMSHMLDVEFDKNIYLNNQDYKISFYDKDKNLLFGNLNEKLNFEQNFYNDEEKLIIVDSSTVGHLGIWYIALKDNSLKEKISNLKLNIFLIFLIFYTIIAIVSWSLAKLFLKPIKNERERLNNFIKDTTHELNTPISAIIMSCEDDNLTKKQIDRIKFSAKRVSEIYKDLTYIFLGNIEKKSLNKIDLSKVIKEEIINFEPMIARKRLKINLNIEEFFYEINKDDFIRLFNNLFSNAIKYNKTDGNIDIILQNSELIIKDSGIGISKDKIKDIFNRYYRATNQSGGFGLGLNIVNMICKTYNIKIDVQSSENIGSTFTLKL
- a CDS encoding response regulator transcription factor, with translation MKILLLEDDLILNEILEEHLIKQEHQITTTFSSNEAVKELYSQTFDLLLLDVNVPDLNGFELLKELRDNNILTPTIFITSLNMVEDMQKGFDSGCDDYIRKPFELKELDIRINNIKRLFNIDIKIIKIDENSYLDLQNLEINLNKKSFVISKKESEILAYLLNNPKKTISIEEIINNIWSYEDSVESSTIRTYIKNLRKILGEDKILNIRGVGYRFNF
- a CDS encoding FixH family protein — its product is MKKVLKAFVVMFLMATVLNANSLKESLNVDGYNLELTSKRDLSAGSNEFFVKITKDGKEVNDAKIKAKFFMPEMPGMPYMEHEGEGKFENGIYSFIINFCMDGTWQYNIRFKTADDKVHSVKSSVSF
- a CDS encoding RNA recognition motif domain-containing protein; translation: MNIYVGNLSYRMNDKDLEATFAKFGAVKSAKIIMDKETGRSKGFAFVEMEDSAAGNAAIEALNGKEAEGRTLRVNEAKPREDKPRDSRPRRSF